TCTCCGGCGGGATGGATGCCCGGTCGCGGTTGGCCTCGACGACGTACGCGTAGAGCGTGGTGTCGCTGGTGGGGCAGTAGCCGGCGATGTAGGCCGGGCCGCCGTAGGCGAGGTCGGTGCGGGTGAGACCAGCTGGGCGGGGGGCGGCGATGCGCCAGATGGCCATGCCGGTCGGCTCCGGCTTCGCCGTGATGCCGATCGCGGCGCGAGTGGCGGAGCCGAGGCCGTCGGCGGCGACCACCAGGCCGTAGCGGCCCTCGGAGCCGTCGCTGAAGCGCACGGTGACGCCGTCGTCGTCCTGGTCGAAGTCGGTGGCCTTGGCGCCCAGGCGTACGTGGGCTCCGCTCGCGCGCACCGCGTCGATCAGGATCTGCTGCAGCTGTGGGCGCTGCATGCCGACGGTGGCCGGCAGGTCGTCGCCTCCGCTGCGGATGTCGTCCTGGGCGTGCAGGACGGTGCCGTCGGGGGCGGTGATGCCCACCGAGCCGAAACCGTAGCCCGATGCCTGCACCTGCTCCCACACGCCCAGTTCACGCAGTACGCGCAGGGCGTTGCCCTGGAGGGTGATGCCGGAACCCGCGGTGGCGTTCCAGTCGTCCTTCGCTTCGATCAGGTCCACGTCGAGGCCGGCGCGGCGCAGCAGGACGGTGAGGGCGTTGCCGGCCGCGCCGCCGCCGATCACCAGGACCGTACGGTTGTTTCTCATGGGGAACTCCCTTGTTCCGCTCATTACTTGACGGCGATCGGGTTGACCGGGCTGCCGACCGCGCCCGTGATCGGCAGGGGGGCGGCGGTGAGCCAGAAGTCGTACACGCCGTCCGCGGCGCAGTCCTCGGCGAGCGCGTCCGGGTCCCACATCTCCCCGATGAGCAGGCCCATGTTGGGGATGGCGACCTGGTGCAGCGGCTGGAAGGCGTTCTCGAACTCGTTGGGCCGGACCTCGAAGCCCCAGGTGTCGGTGGCGATCGCGGCGATCTCCGTGTTGTGCAGCCAGCCGGCCGCGGTGAAGGAGAGGCCGGGAGCCGGTCCGCCGGCGTACTCGCCCCAGCCGTCGCGGCGGACCCGGGCCAGCTGTCCGGTGCGCACCAGGACGATGTCGCCGCGGCCTACGCTCACGCCCTGGGCGTCTGCCGTGGCCGTCAGGTGCTCTGCGGTGATCGGGAACCCGTCGGGCAGTTCGCCGTTCTCACCGATGACCCGGCCGACGTCGAGGAGCACTCCGCGGCCTGCGACGTGCGGCGCCATGTGCTCGATGCCGGTGACCAGGTCGCCTTCGGAGGTGACGACCTTCTCCGCCGGGCGCCCGTTCCACGCCTTGCCGTGATCGAAGATGTGACCGAGCCCGTCCCACTGGGTGGAGCACTGCAACGGCATCGCGATGACGTCGTCGGCGCCGCCGATGCCGTGCGGGAAGCCCTGCCCGGTGAGGACGGCGTCGGTTCCGGTGTCGAGCATCGTGTGCACGGGATTGGTGCGGCGGCGCCAGCCCTTCTGCGGGCCGTCCATGTCGAAGCGCTGGGAGAGGGAGAAGCTGACACCCCGCCGGATCAGGGCGGCCCCCTCGCGGCGCTTGGCCTCGTCGAGGAAGTTCAGGGTGCCGAGCACATCGTCCTCGCCCCAGCGGCCCCAGTTGTTGTACGCCTTGGCGGCCACGGCGATCGAGCCCTCGGGGTCAGTGCGGTCGAGGCTCACGAGGTCCCCTCCGCGACGCAGCGGGTGCGCTGGACGCCGAGCCCGGTGACCGTGCCCTCCATGACGTCACCGTCACGCAGCAGCCGGCCCCAGTGCATGCCGTTTCCTGCCGGACTGCCCGTCAGCACCACGTCACCGGGAAGGAGTTGTGCAGTCTGCGAGACGTAGGCCACCACCCGCGCGACGTTGAAGATCATGTCCTTGGTGGACTCGTCCTGCATGGTCTCGCCGTTCAGCTTCAGCGTTACCTGCAGGTCGCCCGGGTCCGCGACCGACGCGGCAGGCACGATCCAGGGGCCGAGCGGAGTGAAACCGGGGGCGTTCTTGCTGCGCAGCCAGTCCGTGCCGATCTGCGGCATGTCCCGGCGGAAGACCGTGGTGCGATCGGTGAGGTCGTTGGCGATGGTGTAGCCGGCGACGTGGTCCAGTGCCTCGTCGGCGGACAGCTGGTAGGCGGGCCGGCCGATGACGGCGGCCAACTCCAGCTCCCAGTCCGGCTTCTCGGCCCACGAGGGGAGCACGACGTCGTCATACGGACCGGTGATCGCGCTCGGCAGCCCGATGAACACATACGGCAGGTCCTCGGCCGCCCGGCGGTCCATGATCTCCGCCGCCTCCGCGCGCCGCTCCTCCTCGGAACGGGCGTCGTTCGGGGCGCGGTGCGCGACGTGCAGGTCGATGACGTGCTGCCGGTAGTTCGCACCCGACTGGAAGATCTGGCGGGGCTCGACGGGGGCGTGCACCTGGTAGTCCGCCAGCGGCTTTCGCTGCTGTCCGCCGTCTGCGGCCAGTGCTTCCAGCCGGGGGAGGGCGGCCTCCCAGTTCTCAAGAAGGCTCCGGATGGCCAACCGATCGTCGTCGAATGCGGCTCGCAGTTCGACCACCTGGGCGTCGGGTGTGACGAGTGCGGGGAAGGCGGGTCCGTTCGGGGCCGAGAGCGTGGCGAGGGCGAACGGTCCGGCGAAGAGCGCGGACGCGGGTGCAGGTTTCACAGACATGTCCTCCTGATTGCGATGTGACTAATCTGAACCTGCCACTGGCAATCATGGAAATCGATTCTATGGATCACAGTCATCCATTGTGTTTATTCGTGCTGGTCGGCGCCTTATCGCAAAGGGAACGCCCGTGAACCTGTCCCGTCTGGACCTCAACCTCGTCGTCGCGCTGCGTTCTCTGCTGGAGGAGCGCAACGTCACGCGCGCCGGACAGCGCGTCGGGCTCAGCCAACCGGCCATGAGTGCCGCCCTGGCCCGACTGCGCCGCCACTTCGACGACGACTTGCTTGCCCGGGTCGGCGGCCACTACGAACTCACAGCGCTCGGGCAGGTTCTCCTCGACCGCACCGCGACCGCCTATGACGTGCTGGAGCGCCTGTTCGCCAGTCAGGCCGACTTCGACCCGGTGAGTGAGAGCCGCGAATTCAAGCTGATCGCCTCCGACTACGCCGTCGCCGTGTTCGGCACCGAGCTTGCCCGGGTCGTGCATGAGGAGGCTCCCGGCATCCGCCTGCGCTTCACCCAGCCCCCGACCACCATCGTCGATGACACGGCCACGCTACTGAGCACCACCGACGGCCTGCTCATGCCGCACGGAGTGGTCAGCGACTTCCCCGCCACCGACCTCTACCAGGACAGGTGGGTCTTCCTCGTCGCCAACGATCACCCGAGTGTGGAGGACCGGCTCACCCGCCAGGACCTGGCCCGGCTGCCGTGGGTCACCTATCAGCGCACCTACGACGCCCCGGCCGTACGGCAACTCGGCATGCTCGGCGTCGAACCGCGCGTGGAGGTCTCCGTCGACAGCTTCCAACTGCTGCCGCTGCTGGTTGCCGGCACCCGGCGCATCGCCCTGATCCAGGCCCGCCTCGCCCACCTGATGACGCCCCTCGCTCCCGTGCGGGTACTGGAACCGCCCTACGAAGCGGTGCCGCTGCGCGAGGCAATGTGGTGGCACCCCGTCCACACGCACGACGCCGCACACATCTGGCTACGCGAAACGGCGGCCAGGGTCGGCCGACGCATGGCCGACGGGCACGACACGCCGGAGCCGTCCTGACAGGTGGCGGGAGCGGACGACCTGGACCGGCGGTATCCGCCCAGTGGATCCGAGGCATCCGAAAATCGGATCGCGGCAGGGCTGGGCAGGCCACCCAGGGGGCCGCATAGTCGTGGCACATCCCTATGCCGTGCGCCGACGTCGTCGACCGACGGATCTTTTGCCACGCGCATCTCCCTTCCCGCCTCCCGCTCTGGAGTGCCGCCATGCCCGCTCCCGTCACCCCGCCCTCCGACGCCCACGACGTCCCGGATACGCAGGGAAAACTACCTGCTGCTCTCCTCATGGCCGGCAGTTGCCTGCCTGTTCTGGGCGCTGTGCTGCTCGCACCGGTTCTGCCTCGCATGCAGGAGCACTTCGAGGGCGTCGCCGGCAGCGAGGCCCTGGTGCCCCTGGTGCTGACCGTTCCCGCGCTGTCGCTGGCCCTGCTGGCTCCCTTTGCCGGTGTCGTCGTCGACCGCCTCGGCCGCAAGCGCCTGCTGATCGTGGCGACGGTCCTGTACGCGTTGTTGGGCACAGTTCCGTTGTGGGTCGACTCGCTGTACGGCATTCTCGCCAGCCGCGTGCTGGTGGGTGTGGCCGAGGCGGCGATCATGACCGCTTGCACGACGCTGATCGGTGACTACTACACGGGGCGCGTCCGCGACCGCTACCTCGCGCTGCAGACCATGTGCGCGTCAGCATCCGCCACCGTCTTCTTCGTGCTCGGAGGGGCCCTTGGAGGGGCCGGCTGGCAGGCGCCGTTCTGGATGTACGGAATCGGACTGCTGCTCGCTCCCGCCATGGCTCGCGTACTGCCGGCACCACTGGCTTCATCGGCGATGGAGATCGAGCCGAACGCTTCCACGGCGGACAAGCGGCCCTTTCCGATACGCCGTATGGCCGGTCTCTGCCTACTGACCGCATTCGGCGCTGTCATTTTCTACACCGTGCCTGTGGAGATGTCCTTTCTCCTCGATGGTCTGGGCGTCGACTCCACCGGCGGCATCGGTGCCGTCACCGCGGTCGCGAGTGCGGCCACCGTCCTCGGTTCGGTGCTCTTCACCCGCCTCACCGGCCGACCGCGGCACCATTTGCCCTTTGTCCTGCTGCTGTGTGCCACTGGGTTCCTCCTGATGGCGATGAGCGACAGCCTTCCCCTGCTGATCGTCGGTGCCGTGGTGAACTGCGTGGGCACCGGCCTGCTGCTGCCGTCCCTCCTGACGCTGGCCATGTCCCGTCTCGATTTCGCCGACCGGGGACGCGGCACCGGGTTGTGGACCTCGGCGTTCTTCCTGGGCGAGTTTGCCTGCCCGCTGATCCTCCTCGGAGGCAAGGAAGCTCTCGGAGACCTGAGCTCGGCCGTCGGAGCGCTCGGCCTGGCCACCCTGCTTCTCTCGGGTGCGCCCCTTCTCCTCGCCCACCGGACGCCGGCCGCTGCCCCGCTGCACCATGTTCCCGAACAGCCCTGACCACCGAGGTCACCGCGCCGGCGCTGCCAAAGTGGACCGGCGCACGACCAGTTCCGGCTGCAGTACGACGTGGACATGTCCGTGAACGGCGTTGTGCGCCGTGTCCTCGATGAGCAGGCGGCCTGCCTGCCGCCCCATGGCGACGACCGGCCGCCGCACCGTGGTCAGCGGCACGACGGCGGACGCTGCGAAGTCGAGGTCGCCGTAGCCGACCAATGCGATGTCGTCGGGCACTCTCAGTCCGGCCTCGTACAGGGCCTGCATCACTCCGAGAGCGAGCAGATCGTCGGCGCAGAACACGGCGGTCGGCCGGTCCGCCAGGCCGAGGATGCGCTGACCCGCGTCCTTGCCCGCGCCCACCGTCAGGGCTGGGCACGAGAGCTCATGCAGGGAGTCCGAGGCGAGCCCGGCCCGGCTGATGGCACGACGTGCTCCTGTGCGCCGGTCCCGTATCGGTGCGAACTCGCAGGGACCGCCGACGTGCACAACGGACCGGTGCCCTTGCTCGAGCAGGTGACGGACCGCCGCGTAACCCCCGGCGACATCATCGATTCCCACGGAGCACGCAGCCGGTTCGAGCACGTACTGGTCGGCCATGACGAAAGGCAGCGCATGCCGACGCAACGCAGCCGCGGCTCGAACTGCTCCCTCGCCCGAAACCAGCACGGCTCCGCGGATCCGGTGCGCGGCGATCAGGGCGAGATGCTGACCGTCCTCCGCCCCCTCGCGGGCGCCGGTGCACACCATGACGCCGAGGCCGGCCTCGCCTGCGGCCTGCTCGACGCCGGTGGCCAGCGCCGTGAAGTACGGATCCGCCCCGTTCAGCCCCAGGACGGCGATGACACGGGAGGCCAGACCGTCCACCTGCTGTGCGCCTTGGGCGCGTACGTATCCGATCGAGCCGATCACGTCGAGGACGCGCTTGCGGGTGGCCTCGGCGACGACCTCCGGGTGGTTGAGGACGTTCGAGACGGTGCCGAGCGACACACCGGCCTCGCGCGCAACGTCCTTGACGCCCACCTTTCGACGCGCCCTGCCGCCGCGAGCCGTCCTTGTCTCCAGCCCGTGTGCCGGTGTCCTGTTCACGAAAGGAATGGTCGTGGGCAGTTGGTGGGCCATCGCTCAAGGGCTCACTGGGGCTGCGGTGGTGCTGCGTTGCACGAGGCGTGGGGTCATCGTCGTCTGCATGGACCGGTCCCGCCTGCCTTCCACGCGCTCGATGAGCATGCGGGCGGCGGTGGAGCCCATGGTGTGTCCCGCCTGATCGACGCTGCTGAGCTGGATGGTGGCCAGGGCAGCGAGAGCGGTGTTGTTGTAGCCGACGAGCGAGAGGTCCTCGGGGATGCGCATTCCGAGTTCGTGGGCCGCCCGGTAGATGCCCAGGGCGGCGACGTCGGCGCCGGTCATGATGGCGGTCGGCGGCCGTTCCATGGTCAGCAGGGTCATGCCGGCCTTGAACCCGCCCTCGTCGGAGTACGCGGCGTGGTGAACCCGCACGTGCTCGGTGAGTCCGTGCCGTTCCATGGCCGAGCGGTAGCCGCCCGCGAGGACGACCTCCGGTGTGCGCTTCCACTGATTGGCCCTGGTGCCGGGGGCCGCGACGAGGGCGATGTCCCGGTGTCCGAGCGCCACCAGATGGTCGACGACCAGGCCCGCGCCGGTGTCGTCCGCGTCGACCACCGAGTCGTGGGTGTCGGTTGCGTCGTGGTGGCCGATGACGACGGTCGGCGTGGCCGCCGCAGTTGCCAGTACCTCGGCGCGCGAGGTCCCCGGAGCGATGAGGATCAAGCCGTCCATCTGGCGGTCGACCATGGAGCGGATGGTTTTCGCCTGTTCGTCCGGGTCGAAGCCGGCCGCGCCGATCAGCACGGTGTACTCGCTGGTGCGGAGCTCCTCCTGGATGCCGTCGAGGATGTCCGCGAAGAAGGCGTTGCGGACGTTGTCCAGGAGCACGCCGATCGTGTACGTCCGCCCCCGCATCCCGCGTGCCGCCGCCTGCGGCCGGTAGTCCAGTTCGGCGATGGCCGCCCGCACCTTCTCCTGCATGCCGGGGCTCACGCCGTAGGCGTTGCGCAGCACCTTGGAGACCGCGGCGACGGACACGCCGGCGTGCCGGGCGACGTCGGTGATGGTCACGCGCTTGTTCTGCTTGGGTTCGGCCCCGCCCATCGTCAGTACTCCAGATTTCGTAGGTGCGAGTGTAACGGTCTACATAATGACCTCTGGATGGCCACAAGGCTACAGGGTCGGACCTCGGTGTTACGGCTCTGTGTCTTGACGGATAGCTGCGAGCGGTGCAGGGTGTTGCCCACTTCGTGGTGGAGAACGTTACACACAACCTTCTGCGCGATTGGACTCGTTTCCTTTCCTCAGCGCCGCTCGTCGTTCCTCGCCCCTTCTCTCAAAGACCTTCGGGAGTCTCCGTGTCCCTTCGCATGCCTCACGCCCGTCGTGCGCGTCTGAGCCTGTTCACGGCCGCCACCGCCTCACTGGCGCTGGTCACCACCGCCTGCGGCGGCAGCGGCTCCGGTTCCACGGCCGCACCCAAAGAGTTCAGCTACCTGAGCGTCACCGAGAACACCACCGTGAAGACGGCCCTGACCGCCATGTCCAAGGGCGTGTGCAAGGCGGCGAACGACGCTCTGCCACTGAAGGTGGAGACCGTGCCGCAGACAAGCCTCGATCAGAAGCTGCAACTGCTGGCAGGCCAGGATGCGCTGCCGGTGCAGTTCGCCGCGGGCAACGCCCCCGCACTCACCCAGCAGTTGGCGAAGTCGGGCAAGGTGGCCGACCTGGAGAAGGAGCTCAAGTCGCTCGGCGTTCTCGATCAACTGGAGCCGGCCGCCGTCTCCACGATCAAGGCACTGTACGGAGGCAAGCTCCAGGTGCTGCCGTACGAGTACAACATCGAGGGCATCTTCTACAACAAGAAGCTCTTCCAGGAGAACGCCATAGCCATTCCGGGCACCTGGGACGAGTTGGTGGCCGCCGCGGCGAAGCTGGACGCCAAGAACGTTCAGCCCTTCTCCGCCTCCGGTCAGCAGGGGTGGCCCATCACCCGCCTGCTGAGCACGTACCTCTACCGCAGCCTGGGGCCCGACGCCCTCCAGAAGGTGGCCGACGGCAAAGCGAAGCTGACCGACCCGGAGTACGTGAAGGCCGCCGAGGAGATCGCCGGCCTCGGCAAGAAGGGCTACTTCGGCAAGGGCGTCGGCTCCATCGACTACGACACCGCCATGAACCAGTTCCTCAACGGCAAGGCCGCCATGTTCTACATGGGCAACTGGGCACTGGCGAACATCTCGGACGAGAAGCAGAACAAGGTCGGCGCGGAGAACGTCGGCTTCATGCCCTTCCCCGCCGTGTCCGGCGGCAAGGGATCCATCGACCAGTACCCCTCCAACGTCGGCCTCGGTATCACCCTCGGTGCGAAGTCCTTCGACAAGAAGACCGGTGACTGGGTCTCCTGCATCGCCAAGAACTACGGCAGCACCGCGCTCAAGAATCACGGTTCCATCTCCGGTTTCAAGGTGAACACCGGGGTGATGGACGCCAACGACGTCACCACCAAGGTCCGTAAGACGATCAGTGAGTCGAAGCAGAACGTCCTGTGGTTCGAGGCCCTGTTCAGCACCAAGGCCACCACCGTCAGCCAGACCAACGCGGCCGGCCTGGTCACCGGGAGCATGAAGCCCGAGGCGTTCATGCAGACCGTCCAGGACGCGCTGACCGCCAAGTGACCCACCGGGGGCGGCCCAAGCCTCCCCGCGCGGACCGCCCCCGGTTCCGTCCGACAGGTCTCTTCAACGGAAACGAAGTGGACACCATCCATGCACCGCGTACTCGGTGACCGCAGGGCCATCGCGATCCTGCTCGGCCCCGCCCTCCTCGTCTACTCACTGATCATGCTGGTCCCCATCGTGTGGTCCCTCGGGTACTCCTTCACCCAGGGCAACACCATCGAGGGATTCACCGGAAACGGCGGCGCCAACTTCTCCCGGCTGTTCGAGGACCCGGCCGTCCGCGACGCCCTCTGGTTCACCCTCACATACGCGGCGCTCGTCACGGTCGGCCAGGTCGTCGCCGGCTACCTCCTGGCCCTGCTGTACGTCTTCTTCCTCAAGAGGTCCTCAGCGCTGATCCGCACGCTGGCCTTCTTCCCGGTCGTGCTGCCCACCGTCGCGGTCGGCCTGCTCTTCCAGAAGTTCTTCCAAGTCGCCCCGCAGACAGGCCCGGTCAACTCCCTGCTCAACGCGGTCGGACTCGACTCCATCGACTTCTTCGGCAGCGCAGGCAGCGCGTTCTGGGTCCTGATCCTCATGGACATCTGGCGCTCCATGGGCTTTTACGCCGTCCTGCTCTTCGCCGGCCTCGTCGACATCCCCGACGAAGTCCTCGAATCGGCGCGCCTGGACGGAGCCTCGGGGCTGCGACTGATCCGCCACATCGTGCTGCCGCTCTCCCTGCCCGTGCTGATGTCGTCGCTGATCTTCAGCATCAACGGGACGCTCAAGGTGTTCGACTCCGTCGTCGCCCTCACCAACGGCGGCCCGGGCAACGGAACCACTCCACTGACCCTGTACATGTTCCAGACATCGTTCACCTACAGCGACTACGGCTACGGCAGCACCATCGCCCTGCTGCTCACCGTCGTGTGCCTGCTGGTGAGCCTGGCCGTCTACCGCGTCTCGCGGCGCGACATCACGGAGGGCTGAGCACATGGCCATCGACACACCTGTGAAGACCTCCGCAGGCCGCCGGAGCCGAGGGCCGTCCGCTTCCGCCGGCCCCGTCCGGCGGGCCAGGGCGCCGCGCAGACTGTGGGTGAAGATCGTCGTCACCCTGCTGCTGGTCGTCGAGATCTACCCACTGATCTGGATGCTCCTGACCTCCCTGAAGTCCAATGACGACTACCTCAACAACTCCACCTGGAGCCTGCCCACCACGTGGGAGTGGGGCAACTACACCGAGGCATGGACCACCGGCCATCTCGGGCTGTACGTCCAGAACAGCCTCCTGGCCGTCCTGCCCGCACTGGCACTCATGCTGCTCCTGGGCACGGCCGCGGGATTCGCCCTGCAGATCATGGTGTGGAAGGGCCGCAGCCTCACCCTTCTCGTCTTCCTCGCAGGCATGATGGTCCCCCCGCAGATGATCCTCCTGCCGCTGTTCACCGTGTACTTCCAGACCGGCCTGTCCGGCACGTTGTGGCCGTTGATCCTCACCTACACCGGCACGGGCCTCCCCCTGACCGTCTTCATGATGGCCACCTACTACCGGACCGTTCCCCGCGAACTCTTCGAAGCGGCCACCATCGACGGCGCAGGCATCCTGCGCGCCTTCTGGACCATCAGCGTGCCCATGGTCCGCAACGCCCTGCTCACTGTCGGCCTGGTGCAGTTCTTCTT
This genomic interval from Streptomyces sp. NBC_00464 contains the following:
- a CDS encoding ABC transporter substrate-binding protein is translated as MSLRMPHARRARLSLFTAATASLALVTTACGGSGSGSTAAPKEFSYLSVTENTTVKTALTAMSKGVCKAANDALPLKVETVPQTSLDQKLQLLAGQDALPVQFAAGNAPALTQQLAKSGKVADLEKELKSLGVLDQLEPAAVSTIKALYGGKLQVLPYEYNIEGIFYNKKLFQENAIAIPGTWDELVAAAAKLDAKNVQPFSASGQQGWPITRLLSTYLYRSLGPDALQKVADGKAKLTDPEYVKAAEEIAGLGKKGYFGKGVGSIDYDTAMNQFLNGKAAMFYMGNWALANISDEKQNKVGAENVGFMPFPAVSGGKGSIDQYPSNVGLGITLGAKSFDKKTGDWVSCIAKNYGSTALKNHGSISGFKVNTGVMDANDVTTKVRKTISESKQNVLWFEALFSTKATTVSQTNAAGLVTGSMKPEAFMQTVQDALTAK
- a CDS encoding cyclase family protein, producing the protein MSLDRTDPEGSIAVAAKAYNNWGRWGEDDVLGTLNFLDEAKRREGAALIRRGVSFSLSQRFDMDGPQKGWRRRTNPVHTMLDTGTDAVLTGQGFPHGIGGADDVIAMPLQCSTQWDGLGHIFDHGKAWNGRPAEKVVTSEGDLVTGIEHMAPHVAGRGVLLDVGRVIGENGELPDGFPITAEHLTATADAQGVSVGRGDIVLVRTGQLARVRRDGWGEYAGGPAPGLSFTAAGWLHNTEIAAIATDTWGFEVRPNEFENAFQPLHQVAIPNMGLLIGEMWDPDALAEDCAADGVYDFWLTAAPLPITGAVGSPVNPIAVK
- a CDS encoding carbohydrate ABC transporter permease, giving the protein MHRVLGDRRAIAILLGPALLVYSLIMLVPIVWSLGYSFTQGNTIEGFTGNGGANFSRLFEDPAVRDALWFTLTYAALVTVGQVVAGYLLALLYVFFLKRSSALIRTLAFFPVVLPTVAVGLLFQKFFQVAPQTGPVNSLLNAVGLDSIDFFGSAGSAFWVLILMDIWRSMGFYAVLLFAGLVDIPDEVLESARLDGASGLRLIRHIVLPLSLPVLMSSLIFSINGTLKVFDSVVALTNGGPGNGTTPLTLYMFQTSFTYSDYGYGSTIALLLTVVCLLVSLAVYRVSRRDITEG
- a CDS encoding MFS transporter encodes the protein MPAPVTPPSDAHDVPDTQGKLPAALLMAGSCLPVLGAVLLAPVLPRMQEHFEGVAGSEALVPLVLTVPALSLALLAPFAGVVVDRLGRKRLLIVATVLYALLGTVPLWVDSLYGILASRVLVGVAEAAIMTACTTLIGDYYTGRVRDRYLALQTMCASASATVFFVLGGALGGAGWQAPFWMYGIGLLLAPAMARVLPAPLASSAMEIEPNASTADKRPFPIRRMAGLCLLTAFGAVIFYTVPVEMSFLLDGLGVDSTGGIGAVTAVASAATVLGSVLFTRLTGRPRHHLPFVLLLCATGFLLMAMSDSLPLLIVGAVVNCVGTGLLLPSLLTLAMSRLDFADRGRGTGLWTSAFFLGEFACPLILLGGKEALGDLSSAVGALGLATLLLSGAPLLLAHRTPAAAPLHHVPEQP
- a CDS encoding fumarylacetoacetate hydrolase family protein: MSVKPAPASALFAGPFALATLSAPNGPAFPALVTPDAQVVELRAAFDDDRLAIRSLLENWEAALPRLEALAADGGQQRKPLADYQVHAPVEPRQIFQSGANYRQHVIDLHVAHRAPNDARSEEERRAEAAEIMDRRAAEDLPYVFIGLPSAITGPYDDVVLPSWAEKPDWELELAAVIGRPAYQLSADEALDHVAGYTIANDLTDRTTVFRRDMPQIGTDWLRSKNAPGFTPLGPWIVPAASVADPGDLQVTLKLNGETMQDESTKDMIFNVARVVAYVSQTAQLLPGDVVLTGSPAGNGMHWGRLLRDGDVMEGTVTGLGVQRTRCVAEGTS
- a CDS encoding carbohydrate ABC transporter permease — encoded protein: MAIDTPVKTSAGRRSRGPSASAGPVRRARAPRRLWVKIVVTLLLVVEIYPLIWMLLTSLKSNDDYLNNSTWSLPTTWEWGNYTEAWTTGHLGLYVQNSLLAVLPALALMLLLGTAAGFALQIMVWKGRSLTLLVFLAGMMVPPQMILLPLFTVYFQTGLSGTLWPLILTYTGTGLPLTVFMMATYYRTVPRELFEAATIDGAGILRAFWTISVPMVRNALLTVGLVQFFFIWNDLLIALTFTNNQDLRTIQVGLLNFTGDFGATQYGPLFAAICINVFGTLLIYLFLNQKVMKGLTSGAVKG
- a CDS encoding LacI family DNA-binding transcriptional regulator, with product MGGAEPKQNKRVTITDVARHAGVSVAAVSKVLRNAYGVSPGMQEKVRAAIAELDYRPQAAARGMRGRTYTIGVLLDNVRNAFFADILDGIQEELRTSEYTVLIGAAGFDPDEQAKTIRSMVDRQMDGLILIAPGTSRAEVLATAAATPTVVIGHHDATDTHDSVVDADDTGAGLVVDHLVALGHRDIALVAAPGTRANQWKRTPEVVLAGGYRSAMERHGLTEHVRVHHAAYSDEGGFKAGMTLLTMERPPTAIMTGADVAALGIYRAAHELGMRIPEDLSLVGYNNTALAALATIQLSSVDQAGHTMGSTAARMLIERVEGRRDRSMQTTMTPRLVQRSTTAAPVSP
- a CDS encoding LysR family transcriptional regulator — its product is MNLSRLDLNLVVALRSLLEERNVTRAGQRVGLSQPAMSAALARLRRHFDDDLLARVGGHYELTALGQVLLDRTATAYDVLERLFASQADFDPVSESREFKLIASDYAVAVFGTELARVVHEEAPGIRLRFTQPPTTIVDDTATLLSTTDGLLMPHGVVSDFPATDLYQDRWVFLVANDHPSVEDRLTRQDLARLPWVTYQRTYDAPAVRQLGMLGVEPRVEVSVDSFQLLPLLVAGTRRIALIQARLAHLMTPLAPVRVLEPPYEAVPLREAMWWHPVHTHDAAHIWLRETAARVGRRMADGHDTPEPS
- a CDS encoding LacI family DNA-binding transcriptional regulator — encoded protein: MNRTPAHGLETRTARGGRARRKVGVKDVAREAGVSLGTVSNVLNHPEVVAEATRKRVLDVIGSIGYVRAQGAQQVDGLASRVIAVLGLNGADPYFTALATGVEQAAGEAGLGVMVCTGAREGAEDGQHLALIAAHRIRGAVLVSGEGAVRAAAALRRHALPFVMADQYVLEPAACSVGIDDVAGGYAAVRHLLEQGHRSVVHVGGPCEFAPIRDRRTGARRAISRAGLASDSLHELSCPALTVGAGKDAGQRILGLADRPTAVFCADDLLALGVMQALYEAGLRVPDDIALVGYGDLDFAASAVVPLTTVRRPVVAMGRQAGRLLIEDTAHNAVHGHVHVVLQPELVVRRSTLAAPAR
- a CDS encoding FAD-dependent oxidoreductase, with amino-acid sequence MRNNRTVLVIGGGAAGNALTVLLRRAGLDVDLIEAKDDWNATAGSGITLQGNALRVLRELGVWEQVQASGYGFGSVGITAPDGTVLHAQDDIRSGGDDLPATVGMQRPQLQQILIDAVRASGAHVRLGAKATDFDQDDDGVTVRFSDGSEGRYGLVVAADGLGSATRAAIGITAKPEPTGMAIWRIAAPRPAGLTRTDLAYGGPAYIAGYCPTSDTTLYAYVVEANRDRASIPPETYADEMRRLASAYGGFWPAITATITDPGQVNYTWFDRMLVEGSWHRGRIVLIGDAAHCCPPTLAQGAALSLEDAWVLAQMLTEAGTWDDALLQAYYERRITRVRPVVEASVQIGQWQLDGVRDADVPGLMGRTMTMLRELP